A single Chthoniobacterales bacterium DNA region contains:
- a CDS encoding phosphoribosylanthranilate isomerase, with product MTNPSDAAVVVDAGADAIGINLFPGSKRFVELAAVRDWVRELPLARVAVVVNASPDDVARIADADCFDAIQFHGDETPEMCAASPLPWIRAVRVSGPEALDDALKFATEALLLDGFAAAGYGGLGV from the coding sequence GTGACGAATCCCTCGGACGCCGCGGTGGTCGTGGATGCCGGCGCGGACGCCATCGGGATCAATCTTTTCCCCGGCTCGAAGCGCTTCGTGGAACTCGCTGCCGTGCGTGACTGGGTGCGTGAACTGCCGCTCGCGCGCGTCGCGGTGGTCGTGAATGCGTCGCCGGATGACGTGGCGCGCATCGCTGACGCCGATTGTTTCGATGCCATTCAGTTTCACGGCGACGAAACGCCGGAGATGTGCGCGGCGAGCCCGCTGCCGTGGATTCGCGCCGTGCGCGTGTCCGGCCCCGAGGCGCTGGACGACGCTTTGAAATTTGCGACCGAGGCGCTGTTGCTCGATGGCTTTGCGGCTGCCGGTTATGGCGGGCTGGGAGT